A section of the Mastomys coucha isolate ucsf_1 unplaced genomic scaffold, UCSF_Mcou_1 pScaffold15, whole genome shotgun sequence genome encodes:
- the Swi5 gene encoding DNA repair protein SWI5 homolog isoform X2 produces MIDESDDASEETLTSDIQKLKEKQEMLDKEISQLIAEGYRVIELEQHISLLHEYNDIKDVSQMLLGKLAVTRGVTTKELYPDFDLNLND; encoded by the exons ATGATTGATGAGAGTGATGATGCCAGCGAGGAGACCTTGACCTCTGACATtcagaaactgaaggagaagcaggagatgCTGGACAAGGAGATCTCCCAGTTAATAGCAGa GGGCTACCGTGTGATTGAACTGGAGCAGCACATTTCCCTCCTCCATGAGTACAATGACATCAAGGATGTATCACAGATGCTGCTGGGCAAGCTGG CTGTGACTCGAGGCGTTACCACCAAGGAGTTATATCCAGATTTTGATCTAAACCTGAATGACTGA
- the Swi5 gene encoding DNA repair protein SWI5 homolog isoform X1: MIDESDDASEETLTSDIQKLKEKQEMLDKEISQLIAEGYRVIELEQHISLLHEYNDIKDVSQMLLGKLGSQAQVLLGSDFEQDLPTFEIAVMVPVLPWPAETLRYHGYL, translated from the exons ATGATTGATGAGAGTGATGATGCCAGCGAGGAGACCTTGACCTCTGACATtcagaaactgaaggagaagcaggagatgCTGGACAAGGAGATCTCCCAGTTAATAGCAGa GGGCTACCGTGTGATTGAACTGGAGCAGCACATTTCCCTCCTCCATGAGTACAATGACATCAAGGATGTATCACAGATGCTGCTGGGCAAGCTGG GATCTCAAGCACAGGTCCTACTTGGGAGCGATTTTGAACAGGACTTACCCACCTTCGAGATTGCAGTAATGGTTCCTGTTCTTCCATGGCCTGCAGAGACATTGAGATACCATGGTTACCTCTAA